The Desulfomonilia bacterium DNA segment ATAGCAAATCGTATCAACAACTATTGCCCGGACTGCTTTTTGATGAGTCTCAGGGTTTCCTGGTAGATGGTCTTTCTCGGGCCGATTATTATCAGGGCGATTCCCTGTTCAATAGGCAGCAGAGATTATCATCAGTAAGAGATTATATCTAAGCCGCTTTCAAAACCTCATAAGCGGATTTGGCAAGAAAAGATGACCGGCTCAACCCGTGGCTTTTTGCATAAGCATCGATGTCATGCAAAATATTCTCCGGTATGGTGATGTTTATTCTGACGGATTTTGATTCCGGCTTTGATACGGGGACTACTATAAAAGATAACGCGTCGGAATAGTCTTTCATAATATCTTCCAGCTTGGATGCATCTGGTATAACCTCGCCATCTTCAATCATGCCCTTTATATGCATATCAAGAGCTTCAATGGCCATATCCTTTGCTTCGTCAATGGTTGAACCGGCAGTTATGCAACCCGGAAAATCCGGGAAAGATACTCCGAAATCACTGTCTTTATCTCTATGAATAACGGCTATATATGTTTTCATGTTTACTCCTTTATCTAAGCTTTATCTTTGCCTGTATCTCGATGCTTTTCAAGGTCCCTTCCGGGATGTCTTTTTTAGGGAAAGGCACAGTAACCCTTCCAGTCTTAACAGCATGCTTAAACTGTTTGTGCGAACCGGCCTGGCTTACTTCAAACCACCCATCCGCTTTAAGCCTTTTAATTATCTCTCTGCTGTTCATGGTTTACTTATACACATATATACACACTTGTCAATTTTTGAAGAGGGTTTTTCTGTTGAGTCTGCAAGGGGGGAATAATTGACAAGTAGCTTCCATGGTACAAAGAGCAAAAGGGTTATTGATTGGTTCTTTATTACCAAGAACGACAAGCATAAATTAAACTATTAACATTTCAAATCTGTTTTGGATATAGACTGTATTGAAAGGAAGCGGACTTCGAGATTGTTCGGGTCGAACGTGGCGATTGAATTCTTTTCAACTGCGCCTACCGTGATTATGTAACGCTGGTCTCGGCCGAGGGCTACTATCCCTGATAAGGGAATTTTTATCTTGTGTGGTACGCCCTCTATTACTTCGACGATAGAGGGCGTGTGCGAATGTCCCCTGAAAATGAGCCTTTGTTTCTCGGGATGCAGGCTGTGTATGAAGTCGCTGATGGGCCTCCTCGTCGCTGCGGGCCATTCGAACGGGGAAGAGTGAGTGAATGTGATGCCTCCGGACTTTATGGTATATGGA contains these protein-coding regions:
- a CDS encoding type II toxin-antitoxin system HicB family antitoxin, whose amino-acid sequence is MKTYIAVIHRDKDSDFGVSFPDFPGCITAGSTIDEAKDMAIEALDMHIKGMIEDGEVIPDASKLEDIMKDYSDALSFIVVPVSKPESKSVRINITIPENILHDIDAYAKSHGLSRSSFLAKSAYEVLKAA
- a CDS encoding type II toxin-antitoxin system HicA family toxin; this encodes MNSREIIKRLKADGWFEVSQAGSHKQFKHAVKTGRVTVPFPKKDIPEGTLKSIEIQAKIKLR
- a CDS encoding metallophosphoesterase family protein, with the translated sequence MNKGLIGLLADSHSNNSLLEKAIEKLRSIGAVDIIHLGDICDSLNPSALDEAVQILKDNNVKAVLGNNDYIVIADSLTEGLKEETVDFLKGLPYTIKSGGITFTHSSPFEWPAATRRPISDFIHSLHPEKQRLIFRGHSHTPSIVEVIEGVPHKIKIPLSGIVALGRDQRYIITVGAVEKNSIATFDPNNLEVRFLSIQSISKTDLKC